DNA sequence from the Ramlibacter agri genome:
CGAACTGAGCTGGCAGAACGACATCGACACCGCCGCCGGCGTGGTGCTGGCCGGCCTGGAACAGCGGGTACAGAAGGTCAGCGGTTCCACGGCCTACACCGTCACCGAGCGCACCATCAACTCCGGCTTCGCCGGCATCAACGGCAACAGCGGCCCGCACAGCTGGCAGGCCAACCTGCGCCGCGACGAAAACTCGCAGTTCGGCGGCGCCACCACCGGCTTCGCCGGCTACGGCTACCGCATCGCGCCGGCCTGGCGCGCCAGCGCGTCCTACGGCACCAGCTTCGTCGCGCCTTCGTTCAACCAGCTGTACTACCCCGGCTTCGGCAACCCGGCCTTGCAGCCGGAAAAGGGCAAGAACTACGACCTGGCGCTGACCTGGTCGCAGGACGGCCAGGAAGTGAAGCTGGTGCGCTTCGACAACAAGATCCGCGGCTTCATGACCAACACCACCTTGCCGCAGAACATCCCGCACGCGCGCATCGACGGCTGGACCTTGGGCTACACCGGCAGTTTCGGCCAGCTGGGCCTGCACAGCTCGCTGGACCTGCTGGACCCGCGCAACGAGGCCAACGGCAAGCAGCTGCCGCGCCGGGCCAAGCAGCAGGTGACCGCGGGCGCCGACTGGTCGCAAGGCGCCTGGACCTACGGCGGCAACGTGCTGGCCGCCGGCCAGCGCTATGACGACGCGGCCAACGCCAACCGCCTGGGTGGCTACGCCACGATCGACCTGTACGCCGACTGGCAGGTGGCGCGCGACTGGAGCGTGCAGGCCAAGGTGAACAACCTCGCCGCCCGCGTGTACGAGACGGCCATGGGCTACAACCAGCCGGGGCGGGCCTTCTACGTGACGCTGCGCTGGCAGCCGAAGTAAAGTCGTCGCATGTCTCTGGAGATCGCCCGCGGCCCGCGCCGCATCGTCTGCCTCACCGAGGAAGCCACCGAGTGGCTCTACCTGCTGGGCGAGGATGCGCGCATCGTGGGCATCTCCGGCTACACGGTGCGCCCGCGCCGGGCCCGCGAGGAGAAGCCGAAGGTCAGCGCCTTCCTCAGCGCCAAGATAGCCAAGATCCTGGAACTGCAACCGGATTGCGTCTTCGGTTTCTCCGACCTGCAGGCCGACATCGCCGCGGAGCTGGTGCGCAAGGGCGTGCAGGTCACCATCTTCAACCAGCGCAGCGTGGAGGAGATCTTCGCCATGCTGTACCAGGTGGCGGCGATGGTGGGCCGCGCCGCCGACGGCCTGCGCCGGCTGGAGGCGATGCGTGCGCGCCTGCTGGAGATCGAGGCCGCGGGGCGCGCGCTGCCACGCCGGCCCCGCATCTTCTTCGAGGAGTGGGACGAGCCGCATATCAGCGCGATCCGCTGGGTGTCGCAGCTGGCCGGCATCGCCGGCGCCGACGACGTCTTTCCCGAACTGGCGCTGATGCCCATGGGCAAGGACCGCATCATCGCGGACGGGGCGGAGATCGTCCGCCGCAATCCGGACATCGTGGTCGGCTCCTGGTGCGGCAAGAAGTTCCGGCCCGAGAAGGTTGCTGCGCGTCCGGGCTGGGAGAACGTGAACGCGGTGCGCGCAGGGCAGCTGTTCGAGATCAAGTCCGCGGACATCCTGCAGCCGGGGCCGGCGGCGCTGACCGACGGCGTCGAGCAGTTGCATCGCATCGTCCTGGAATGGAGCCGCACGCATGGCTGAACTGGCGGTGGCGCGCAGCGAGCTGATCCTGGGCGGCCAGAAAAGCGGCAAGACCGCGCGCGCCGAGGCGCTGGCCGCGGCGTGGCTGGCGCGCTCGCCGGCGCATCGCGCCGTCTACATCGCCACGGCGCAGGCCTGGGACGAGGAGATGCGCGAGCGCATTGCGCGGCATCGCCGGGACCGCGCGCTGCGCGTGCCGGCGATGGAAACCGTGGAAGAACCTCTGGAGCTGGTGCGCGCGATCGGTGCGCACAGCCGCGCCGACACGCTGGTGGTCGTCGACTGCCTGACCTTGTGGCTGACGGCGCGCCTGCTGCCGGTCGATGCCCTCCAGGCGCTGCCGGCGCCTGACGATGAATTGATCGAACGCGCGGTCGCCGCGGCCGCCGGGCCGCTGGTGCTGGTGAGCAACGAGATCGGCCTGGGCGTGATCCCGATGGGCCGCGAGTCGCGCGCCTTCGTCGATGCGCTGGGCCGCCTCAACCAGCAGGCCGCAAGGGCTTGCGAGCGCGTGACGCTGATGGCCGCGGGCCTGCCGCTGCCGCTGAAAGGACAGTCGTGAAGAGGATCCTGGGGGCGCTGGTCCTCGCGCTCGTGCTGGCGGCGCCGGCCCGGGCGGAACTGAAAGTGACCGACGACCGCGGCGTCACCGTGACGCTGCCGCAGTCGCCGCGCCGCATCGTGAGCCTGCTGCCTTCGCTGACCGAGACCGTCTGCGAGCTGGGCGAATGCGGCCGGCTGGTCGGCGTGGACCGCTATTCCAACTATCCGGCTTCGGTGCTGGCCCTGCCCAGGGTGGGCGGTGGCATCGATCCGAACATCGAGGCGGTGGTCGCGCTCAAACCCGACGTGGTGCTGATGGCCACCTCTTCGCGCGGCGCCGAGCGGCTGGAGTCGCTGGGCGTCAAGGTGCTGGCGATGGAGCCGCGCACGGCCGCCGACGTGCCGCGCGTGATGGAGAAGCTGGGCCAGCTGCTGCAGGTGCCCGATGCGCAGCGCATCTGGCGCGCCATCAACGCCGGCGTGGCGGCGGCCGCGCAGTCGCTGCCGCCGGCGGCGCGCGGCGCGCGCGTGTACTTCGAGGTGAGCCGCGGTCCCTATGCGGCCGGGCCCGGCTCCTTCATCGGCGACGTCCTGCAGCGGCTGGGCGCGCGCAACATCATCACGCCGGAGATGGGGCCTTTCCCGCGCATCAACCCCGAGTTCGTGGTGAAGGCCGATCCCGACCTGATCCTGATCGGCGACCGCAACGCCGACGGCCTGGAGCAGCGTCCCGGCTGGGCGAAGCTGCGCGCGGTGCGCGAGAAGCGCATCTGCGTGTTCGATGCCGCGCAGTCGGACGTGCTGGTCCGCCCCGGCCCGCGCATGGCCGAAGCCGCGCGCCTGCTGGCGGGCTGCCTGGCGGCCAAGGCTGGCAAATGAGCGCTGCAGCCGTCGTCGACCGCCGCGGACTGGTGCTGGGCTTCGTGCTGCTGCTGGTCGCGGCGCTGGTGGCGGCCGTCGGTGCCGGCGTCGGCAGCACCGGCTTCGAAAGCGTGCTGCGGGCCCGCCACGATGCCGCGGCCTGGCAGATCCTGTGGGACATCCGCCTGCCGCGCACCCTGGGCGCCTGGGCCGCCGGCGCGCTGCTGGGACTGGCTGGCGCCGTGGCGCAGGGCTTGTTCCGCAATCCGCTGGCGGATCCTTACCTGCTTGGAAGCGCGTCCGGGGCCGCGCTGGGCGTCGCGCTGGCGCTGGTCTTCGTCGGCGCCTCGCCTTTCGCCGCGCACTGGCTGCCGCGCGTGGGCCTCACGGGCGCGGCCTTCTGTGGCGCCGTGGTCGGCGTGCTGATGACGCTGGTGCTGGCGCGCGGCGTGCTGCACACCTTGCGCCTGTTGCTGGCCGGCGTGATCGTGGGCGTGGTGCTCGGCGCCGCGCGCGACCTGCTGACGCTGGCCGTGCCCGACACCTTGCAGGCAATGCAGGGCTTCATGCTGGGCACCACCGGCTTCGTCGGCTGGCCGGCCTGCGGCGTGATGCTGGCCTTGCTGGTGCCGCTGCTCGCCGTGGCCTGGGCGCTGGGACGCATGCTGGATGCGCTGGCCCTGGGCGAGGCCACGGCGGCCAGCCTGGGCCTGCCGCTCGGTGCGATGCGCGCGGCGCTGGTCGCCGTGCTGGCACTTGCCACCGGCGGCGCGGTGGCGCAGACGGGCCTGATTGGTTTCGTGGGACTGGCGGCGCCGCACCTGGTGCGCTCCTTCGCGCCGGTGCCGCATGGCCGCCTCGTGCTGCTGGCGGCCTTGATGGGGGGGCTGCTGTTGATGGGCGCCGACGTGCTGGCCCGCTGGCTGATCGCGCCGCAGGAGTTGCCGGTGGGAGTGCTCACCGCGGTGCTCGGTGGCACCTATCTGCTGTGGCTGATGCACCGGCGCAGCCGGCGGGGCGTGTTCTCGTGAGCGCCCTCGAAGCGCGCGCATTGCGCGCCAGCCTGGGCCCGCGCGGCGACCGGCGCGAGGTCCTGCACGGCATCGACCTGCGCTTCGCCGCCGGCCGCTGGACCAGCATCGTCGGTCCGAACGGCGCGGGCAAGTCGACCTTGCTGCGGGCGCTGGCGGGCCTGCTGCCCCACGAGGGCGGCGTGCTGCTGCATGGGCGCGACCTGCCCACTTTCAGCCTGCGCGAACGCGCGCGCCAATTGGGCTGGCTGGGGCAGAACGAATCGGCAGCCGACGACCTCACGGTCTATGACGTCGCGATGCTGGGCCGCCTGCCGCATCGCGCCTGGCTGGCGCCGCCGGCGCCCGCGGACCATCAAGCGGTGGAAGAAGCCTTGCGCGCGACGCAGGCCTGGGACTGGCGCGAACGCCTGCTGGGGCACCTGTCCGGCGGCGAACGCCAGCGCGTGCTGCTGGCGCGCGCGCTCGCGGTGCGCGCCGGCGTGCTGCTGATGGACGAGCCGCTCGCCAACCTGGACCCGCCGCACCAGGCCGACTGGCTGGTGCTGGTGCGCGAACTCGTCGCGCGTGGCACGACGGTGGTCAGCGTGCTGCACGAACTCTCCATGGCCTTGCAGGCCGACGACATGGTGGTGCTGGCCGGCGGTCGCGTCGTCCACCACGGCCCCTGCGGCGCGGCCGAGACCCACGCCGAACTGGCCCGCGTATTCGACCATCGCATCCGCGTGCGTTCGCTGGAAGGCCAGTGGATCACGCTGCCGCACGACTGAAAGAGACTCCCATGCAGATCGAGACGCCGCCCGCGGCGAAACCCTACGAGAAGCCCGAAGGCGAGCGCCGCGGCCTCGTCATCGTCAACACCGGCGACGGCAAGGGCAAGAGCACGGCCGCCTTCGGTCTCGCGCTGCGGGCGCACGGGCGCGGCAAGGCGGTGAAGATCTTCCAGTTCATGAAAGTGCCCACCGCGCGCTTCGGCGAACACCGCATGTTCGAGCAGATCGGCATTCCGATCGAAGGCCTCGGCGATGGCTTCTCCTGGAAGAGCCAGGACCTGGAGCGTTCGGCGCAGCTCGCGCGCGATGGCTGGCAGAAGGCGAGGGCGGCCATCCTGGGCGGCGAGTTCTTCCTGGTCGTCCTCGACGAGCTGACCTATCCGCTGATCTACGGCTGGCTCCCGCTGGACGAGGTGCTGGCGACCTTGCGCGAGCGCCCGCGCGAAGTGCACGTGGCGATCACGGGGCGGCGCTGCCCGCCGGAGATCATCGAGCTGGCCGACACCGTGACCGAGATGCAGAAGGTCAAGCACGCCTTCAACGCCGGCGTGCCGGCGCAGCGGGGCATCGAGGACTGAATGGGCGCGTGGCTTGTCCTGGCGGCGCTGCTGCTCGCGTTCGCGTTGGACCATGTGTTCGGCGAACCGCGGGCGCGCTGGCATCCGGTGGTAGGGATGGGGCGCTACCTGGAGCTGGCGGGGCGGCGGGTTGCGCCGCGGGCCGGTGAGGCTGCCACTGCAACGGCACGCGTCTTCACGCTTGGCGCGCTTGCCTGGCTGCTCGGTGCCTTGCTTGTCGTCGCGCTCGCCTGGTCGCTGCAACACGCCTTGCTGCTGTTGCCTGCATGGGCCACGGCCTTGCTGGCAGGCATCGCGCTGAAGCCGTTGCTGGCCTGGCGGATGTTGCGCGAAGAGACCGCGGCCGTGGAGCAGGCGCTGTCCGTCTCGCTGGCCGCGGGACGTGAACGCCTCGCGCGGCTGGTCAGCCGAGACGTCAATGCGCTCGACGAGGCCGGCGTGCGCGAGAGCGCGATCGAATCGCTGGCGGAGAACCTCAACGACTCCGTCGTCGCGCCGGTGTTCTGGTTCCTGCTGCTCGGGCTGCCCGGCGCCACGTTGTACCGCTTCGCCAACACCGCCGATGCGATGTGGGGCTACCGCGGCCCGCGCGGCGGCCGCGACTGGGAGTGGGCCGGCAAGTTCGCGGCGCGTGCCGACGACGCGCTGTCCTGGCTGCCGGCGCGCCTCACGGCGCTGCTGATCGCCCTGGCGCATCACGGGCTGCCCTGGCGCCCGCTGCGCGCGGAGGCGGCACGCACCGCTTCGCCGAACAGCGGCTGGCCGATGGCGGCCATGGCGCTGGCATTGGACGTCCGCCTGGGAAAGCCGGGTGTCTACGTCCTGAATGCAGGCGCGCGCTGCGCGCAACCGGCCGATGGCGCGCGGGCTCAGGTGCTCGCCGCGCGGGCGGTCGGTTGGTTGCTCGCGTTGAGCGTGCTCGTGTTGCTGGTGGAAGGCGCATGACCGGACGCGTGCACGGCGGGCCCGGCGCGCAAGGCGCGGCCTGCTACGACTTCTCCACCAACGCCAATGCCTGCGGACCTTGCCCGCAAGCATTGGCGGCCGTGCAGGGCGCGGACGCCCTGCGCTATCCGGACCCGGCTTCGACCCGCGTGCGCGAAGCCTTGGCTGCCTTCCATGGCGTGGCCGTCGAGCGCATCGTGCCGGCCGCGAGCGCCAGCGAGATGATCTTCCGGCTCACCGCCTGGGCGGCGCGCAGCGGCGTGCGGCAGGTGGCCTTGCCCAGGCATTCCTATGGCGACTATGCCCAGGCCGCGCGCGCCTGGGGCCTCGTGCCGGCCGCGGACGCCGCGCTGGCCTGGGCCTGCGAGCCTTCCAGCCCGTTGGGGCAGGGGGAGCGCGATCTGCATGGGGCCGACGGTGCCATCGTGGTGCTGGATCGTGCCTACGAACCCTTGCGATTGACGGGCGCCAGCTCCTTCAGCGGCGCACAATGCGATGCCATGTGGCAGCTGTGGTCGCCCAACAAGGCGCTGGGACTCACCGGCGTGCGCGGCGCCTATGCCATCGCGCCGGTCGCCGTGGACACGGCGGAAGCCGAAGCGATGGCACCGTCCTGGCCCCTGGGCGCGCACGGCGAGGCCATGCTCCTCGCGTGGTGCGAAAGTGCCGTGCAGCAATGGCTGGCCGCAAGCCGCGCCACCCTGCGCAACTGGAAAGACCGGCAGCAGGCGCTGTGTCGCGACCTCGGCTGGTCGCTGCAGCCCAGCGACGCCAACTTCTTCGTCGTGCAGGCCCCGCAATTGACTGCGGCCTTGCCGGCGCTGCGCGGGCAGGGCGTGCAGTTGCGTGACTGCGCTTCCTTCGGCCTGCGGGGGCATGCGCGCCTGAGCGTGCAGCCGCCCGCGGCGCAGGACGCGCTGGCGCTCGCCTGGAGGAATGCGCGATGACCGCCCGTTGCGTGATGGTGCTGGGCACCACCAGCGGCGCCGGCAAGAGCTGGCTGACGACGGCTTTGTGCCGCTGGTATGCGCGCCAGGGCCTGAAGGTGGCGCCGTTCAAGGCGCAGAACATGTCCAACAACGCGCGCGTCGTGGCCGGCGGGGAGATCGGCAGCGCGCAGTACTTCCAGGCGCTGGCCGCGCGGGCCGAGCCGGACGTGCGCATGAACCCGCTGCTGCTGAAGCCCGAGCGCGACACCCATAGCCAGGTCATCCTGCTGGGGCAGGTCGACGATGCGCTTGCGAACGAGCCCTGGCGGGGCCGCAGCGAGAAGGTGTGGCCGCAGATCGCGCAGTCGCTGGATGCGTTGCGGGCAGAGAACGACGTCGTCGTCATCGAAGGCGCCGGTTCGCCGGCGGAAATCAACCTGAAGTCCAGCGACATCGTCAACATGCGCGTGGCGCTGCATGCCGATGCCGCCTGCCTGCTGGTCACCGACATCGACCGCGGCGGCGCCTTCGCCCACCTGTACGGCACCTGGGCGCTGCTGGACGAAGCGGAGCGGCGCCTGCTGCGCGGCTTCGTGCTGAACAAGTTCCGCGGCGACGCGGCGCTGCTCGCGCCGGGCCCGCAGCAACTGGAGCGCCTGACCGGCGTGCCCACCGTGGCCACATTGCCCATGTGGTGGCAGCACGGCCTGCCGGAAGAGGACGGCGTGTTCGACGATCGCAGCGTCGTGGCCGGCGCGGTCACGCGCACGGTCGCCGTCGTCGCCTATCCGCGCCTGAGCAACCTCGACGAATTCCAGCCGCTGAAGAACGTGCCCGGCCTGCGCCTGCTGTGGGCGCGCAGCCCGGCGGACGTGGCCGGCGCCGACTGGATCGTGCTGCCCGGCTCCAAGCACACGAGTTCCGACCTGCAGTGGCTGCGCACACAAGGCCTGGACCGCGCCATCGCGCGCCACGCCGAAGCCGGCCGCGCCGTGCTGGGCGTGTGCGGCGGCCTGCAGATGCTGGGCGAGGCGCTGATCGACCCGTACGCCATCGACGGCAACGGGCCGGGCCTGGGGCTGCTGCCGCTGGTCACGCAGTTCGAGCCGGCCAAGACGGTGCGGCGCACGCAGGCGAGCTTCGGCGCGATGCACGGGCCGTGGACGGCGCTTTCGGGCGTGGAAGCGTCCGGCTACGAGATCCACCACGGCAGGACGGTGCAGCACGCCGGCATGGCGGCGGCGCACACGGTGCTGCCCGGCGGCCTGGGCTGGCAGAACGCGCAAGGCAACGTGCTGGGCGTGTACCTGCACGGCCTGTTCGAAGACCCGGCCGTGCTGCACGCGCTGTTCGGCGCGGCGGCGCCGACGCTGGACAGCGTGTTCGACGGCCTGGCCGATTTCATAGAGCGGGAGTTCCCCGCGGCTTACCTGGGCGGGCTGATCGCCTGCAACTGAATGCAGATCCAACACATCGAAGACCTCCACGACCCCGTGCTGGCGCAAAGCCTGCAGCACAAGATCGACCGCAAGACCAAGCCGCTGGGCGCGCTGGGCCGGCTGGAAACGCTGGCCTTGCAACTCGGGCTGATCCTGGGCAGCGAGACGCCGCAACTGCGCGAGCCGCAGCTGCTGGTGTGCGCCGGCGACCATGGCCTGGCCGCCCGCGGCGTGTCGGCCTATCCGAGCGACGTCACCTGGCAGATGGTGGAGAACTTCCTGGCTGGCGGCGCGGCCGTGAGCGTGCTGGCCCGCCAGCATGGCCTGGCACTGACGGTGGTCGATTGCGGCGTGCGGCATGACTTCGCGCCGCGGCCCGGCCTGGCCATCCGCAAGATCGGCCCCGGCACCGCCGACAGTGCAGAAGGCCCGGCGATGACCGCGGCGCAGTGCGAGCAGGCCATCGCCAACGGCCGCGAGCTGGTGGCCGGGCTGCCGGGCAACGCGGTGCTGCTGGGCGAGATGGGCATCGGCAATACCTCGGCCGCTTCCTTGCTGCTGGCGGCGTTGACCGGCACGCCGATTGCGGATTGCGTCGGTGCCGGCACCGGCCTGGACGAAGCGGGCATCGCCCGCAAGCGCGCCGTGCTGGAGCAGGTGCTGGCCAGGCACGCCGGTGCGCGCGAGCCGCTGCAGGCGCTGGCGGCCTTCGGCGGCTTCGAGATCGCGACCCTGGTGGGCGCGGTGCTGCAGGCCGCGCGCGAGCGGCGCGTGATCGTCGTCGACGGCTTCATTTCCAGCGCCGCGGTGCTGGTGGCGAAGAAGCTGCAGCCGCACGTGACGCAGCGCTGCGTGTTCTCGCACCGGTCGGACGAATTCGGCCACCAGCTGATGCTGCGCCACCTGGGCCCGGATGCCGCGACGCCGGCGCGCGCGCTGCTGGACCTGGGCTTGCGCCTGGGCGAGGGCTCGGGCGCGGCGCTGGCCTGGCCGCTGCTGCAATCGGCCTGCGCCATCCTCGCCGAGATGGCCAGCTTCGAATCGGCCGGCGTTTCGGACAAGGCCTGACATGATGTGGCTGCGGCACTGGCTGCTGGCGCTGCAGTTCTTCACCCGGGTGCCGGTGACGGGCCGGCTCGCCGGCTGGGTGGGCTACAGCCCCGCCATGCTGCGAGCGAGTGCCGCGCATTTCCCCGGCATCGGCCTGCTGGTGGGCGCGCTGGCGGCGCTGGTGGCCGGCGGGCTGCTCGTGCTGCTGCCGCCCAATCCGTATGCGCCGTTGGTGGCGGCGGCGTTTTCCACCATCGCCACCTTGCTCTTCACCGGCGCCTTGCACGAGGACGGCCTGGGCGACGTCGCCGACGGCCTGGGCGGTTCGCCGGACCGCCAGCGCGCGCTGGAGATCATGAAGGACTCGCGCATCGGCAGCTTCGGCGCGCTGGCGCTGGTGCTCGCGATCGCGACCAAGCTGGCCTTGCTGGCGCTGCTGGGCGCGCACGACGTGCGCGCACTGTGCACCGGCCTGGTGCTGGCGCACGTGCTGTCGCGTGCCTGGCCGCTGTTGCTGATCCGCTGCTTGCCGCACGTGGGCGACGCGGGCGGCAGCAAATCCAAGCCGCTGGCCGATGCGATCAGTGGCCGGGCCCTGGCCGCCGGCGCGGCGTGGACGGCGCTGGTCGTGGCCGCGGTCGCGGGACTGCAGGGGCCGCTGTTCGTCGTCGCGCCGCTGCTGGCTTCGGCGCTGGCCTTTGCCTGGGTGCTGCGCCTGTTCCGGCGGCGGCTGCAGGGTTTCACCGGCGATTGCCTGGGCACGACGCAGCAAGTGTGCGAGATTGCCTGCTACCTGGGCCTCGCCTTCCTCCCATGAAACTCTGGCTGGTGCGCCACGCGCGGCCGCTGCTGGCGCCGGGGCTGTGCTATGGCGTGACGGATGTCGACGCCGATGCGGACGCAACGGCGTTCGCTGCGTCGGTGTTGGCTGCGCAATTGCCGCCGCACGTCGCCGTCGCGTGTTCGCCGCTGCGGCGTTGCCTGCAGCTGGCCGAGGCGCTGCAGGCCTTGCGGCCGGGCCTGGAGTTCCGCGTCGAGTCCCGCTTGGCGGAAATGGATTTCGGCTTGTTCGAAGGCGAGCGCTGGGATGCCATCGCGCGCGCCGAGTACGCGCGCTGGGAAGCGGACTTCGCCGGCTACCGTTTCGGCGGCCGCGAAAGCGTTGGTGAATTCATGGCGCGCGTCGGCGCCGCGCTGGCCGACGCACGCGGCGGCGGCGACGTGCTGTGGATCACCCACGCCGGCGTGGCCCGCGCAGTGCGGCTGCTGGCCACCGGTGTCACCGCGCCGCTGCAAGCCGCCGACTGGCCGCGCGAGGGGCTGGCTTTCGGAGAGTTGCAGTGCTTTCCGATGTGATGTTCGCGTCGCATGGTGCCACGCGCTTCGACGATCGAACGTCGAAGCTTTGGCACAAAGGTTTCTCAGGGTAAACGCCAGCGCTCGTGTTTGCCGGAAGCAGCGTGCACGGACTATGCTTGCGCAGCCGCGGCACCCCGGCCGCAGCACTGTCTTGGGGGCATGTCATGTACAAGAAGATCCTGGTGGCCTATGACGGCTCCGATGCCGGCCAGAAGGCCCTGCTGGAATGCAGGGAGCTGGCCAACTGGAGCCATGCCGAGCTCTGCCTCGTCGCCGTGATGCCCTCAGCCATGAGCTTCGTCGGCCTGGAAGGCGGCGTCTACGACGTCGAACTCGAAGAGCGCGAGAAGAAGAAGTACCAGGGCGTGCTCGACGACGGCCTGCACCGCATGGCCGACGCCGGCTGGACGGCCAAGGGCGAAGTGGTCACCGGTGAAGCCGTCGAGGAGATCACCAAGTACGCCAGGAAATGCGGCGCCGACCTCGTCATCGTCGGCCACAAGCACCTGGACAGCTGGGCCGCCCGCTGGTGGCGCGGCTCCATTTCCGGGGCGCTGATCGAGCACTCTCCCTGCAGCGTGCTGGTCGTCATC
Encoded proteins:
- a CDS encoding histidine phosphatase family protein is translated as MKLWLVRHARPLLAPGLCYGVTDVDADADATAFAASVLAAQLPPHVAVACSPLRRCLQLAEALQALRPGLEFRVESRLAEMDFGLFEGERWDAIARAEYARWEADFAGYRFGGRESVGEFMARVGAALADARGGGDVLWITHAGVARAVRLLATGVTAPLQAADWPREGLAFGELQCFPM
- a CDS encoding universal stress protein; protein product: MYKKILVAYDGSDAGQKALLECRELANWSHAELCLVAVMPSAMSFVGLEGGVYDVELEEREKKKYQGVLDDGLHRMADAGWTAKGEVVTGEAVEEITKYARKCGADLVIVGHKHLDSWAARWWRGSISGALIEHSPCSVLVVITH